A genomic stretch from Komagataeibacter xylinus includes:
- the cydD gene encoding thiol reductant ABC exporter subunit CydD, with protein sequence MNDDKTVMKAWTRAQSRLGRRQAMPVVLLGLAISAVAVGQVWCIATVLACVLVPGGMPVVAWPLAGLVGLAVVRAGLQAASDTLAARAGMKGRARLRGGVIEAIMRGGPGLLRQHHTGELTALAVDRIEALDGFFARWLPASVLWVAAPFVIGVLAAFVQPGSALIMAICGLAVPFGQALFGIGAAVASRNQFLAMTRLQARFLDRVRGIATIVLSGRTEDETRRLAASAEELRLRTMKVLRVAFLSSASIDCAMVVALVLIALRNGAHLMDLHEQGVPAAVMAGQVARGLFVVLVVPEFFAPFRSLALAYQDRAHASGAASAMRILPDATPARVGGQAVCDMTGGVAVAFEHVSFAWDVARGMAVDDVSFSVPAGQTLLLCGVSGSGKSTIIELLLGFIQPASGRITFNGVDMTTLAPEALVAMTSWIGQKPVLFAGTLRENILFARPDATEDQLHAAVTAAAAGDFVASLPHGLDTFIGEGGFGLSGGQAQRVAIARAFLKDAPLVVLDEPTAHLDPDTEADVFESLRRLAARRTVILATHSSAVAGFDGQRIDLAQGHVVTSGEKVS encoded by the coding sequence ATGAACGATGACAAGACAGTGATGAAGGCGTGGACCCGGGCACAGTCGCGCCTGGGGCGCAGGCAGGCCATGCCTGTCGTGTTGCTGGGTCTGGCCATATCCGCCGTTGCCGTGGGGCAGGTGTGGTGCATCGCCACCGTGCTGGCCTGCGTGCTGGTGCCCGGTGGCATGCCGGTTGTTGCGTGGCCGCTGGCCGGGCTGGTCGGGCTGGCGGTGGTGCGCGCAGGCCTGCAGGCCGCATCCGATACATTGGCCGCGCGCGCGGGCATGAAGGGGCGCGCCCGCCTGCGTGGCGGCGTGATCGAGGCGATCATGCGTGGCGGGCCGGGCCTTTTGCGCCAGCACCATACGGGCGAGCTGACCGCGCTGGCCGTTGACCGGATCGAGGCGCTGGACGGATTTTTCGCCCGCTGGCTGCCCGCATCCGTGCTGTGGGTGGCCGCACCCTTTGTCATCGGGGTGCTTGCGGCGTTCGTGCAGCCGGGCTCGGCGCTGATCATGGCCATCTGCGGCCTTGCCGTGCCGTTTGGTCAGGCGTTGTTCGGCATCGGGGCGGCGGTGGCCTCGCGCAACCAGTTCCTGGCCATGACCCGCCTGCAGGCGCGTTTCCTTGACCGGGTGCGCGGCATCGCCACCATTGTCCTGTCTGGCCGCACGGAGGATGAAACCCGCAGGCTTGCCGCGAGCGCCGAGGAACTGCGCCTGCGCACCATGAAGGTGCTGCGCGTGGCCTTCCTGTCTTCCGCCTCCATTGACTGCGCCATGGTCGTGGCCCTTGTGCTCATCGCGCTGCGCAACGGTGCCCACCTGATGGACCTGCATGAGCAGGGCGTGCCTGCTGCCGTTATGGCCGGGCAGGTGGCGCGCGGGCTGTTCGTGGTGCTGGTGGTGCCGGAATTCTTTGCTCCCTTCCGCAGTCTCGCCCTGGCCTATCAGGACCGGGCGCATGCCTCGGGGGCCGCGAGTGCCATGCGCATCCTGCCCGATGCCACGCCCGCGCGGGTTGGCGGCCAGGCGGTGTGCGACATGACGGGGGGCGTGGCAGTTGCCTTCGAGCATGTCAGTTTCGCATGGGATGTCGCACGCGGCATGGCGGTTGATGATGTGTCCTTCAGCGTGCCCGCGGGCCAGACGCTGCTGCTGTGCGGCGTGTCGGGTTCGGGCAAATCCACCATCATCGAACTGCTGCTCGGCTTCATCCAGCCTGCCAGCGGGCGCATCACATTCAATGGCGTGGACATGACCACGCTGGCGCCTGAAGCGCTGGTGGCCATGACCTCGTGGATCGGGCAGAAGCCGGTGCTGTTTGCGGGCACGCTGCGCGAGAACATCCTGTTTGCCCGCCCCGATGCAACGGAAGACCAGCTTCACGCCGCAGTTACGGCGGCAGCGGCCGGAGATTTCGTGGCCAGCCTGCCCCACGGGCTTGATACCTTTATTGGCGAGGGCGGCTTCGGCCTGTCTGGCGGCCAGGCGCAGCGCGTGGCGATTGCCCGCGCCTTCCTTAAAGATGCGCCGCTTGTGGTGCTTGATGAGCCAACCGCGCATCTCGACCCCGACACCGAGGCAGACGTGTTTGAAAGCCTGCGCCGCCTTGCCGCCCGGCGCACCGTCATCCTGGCCACCCATTCCAGTGCCGTGGCCGGGTTTGACGGCCAGCGGATTGACCTGGCGCAGGGCCATGTCGTGACCAGTGGGGAGAAAGTATCGTGA
- a CDS encoding sensor histidine kinase, which produces MSVPPSSGRGGRHGRHRSLFTRVGRVFDAVRGRMMAIILLAAMPIALIGAVQAWHSYHNTLEAPGYRTDMAVARIDLELHHESEHVASLLQAVARMRLDSSGLARMLQLVESLTGRHYSQIALADDRGNIAAAVGPDHEAPTLTVDEMPRFQGDVKVVAIPDALTGVPGHFRITVAAMIGDDAGRPARSGYLTAIMPLSWRSAMLQTSDPRLDLMQQNGPIEIWVMDSHARATAPLCADCNWQEHPPARIMQWARFEVMRGVEHDHITLPEGSYSIGRVQGGVYVLTMTRRNASERHAVVMFAISLVTSGVLLLVGLLGASKSADVLVITPLRQLTASVNQWQLGGVYDVRSNWAMPLEVRQLAHAFSKATRRLARHEKRLERAQVRQELLLKEMHHRVKNNLQIVASLLNLQAGRIRQPGAREEFAQARDRVRALATLHRYLYADGELYSLNMQSFVRELCGQIMHAIGESDEGRITLDIRVDDLLMVPDQAVPLALIVTEAVSNTIKYAFPDQLHGTLEVGLRALDGGRACLWIADSGVGMAAGRNLRGAEDERSGIGMQLIRGFARQLGGTLQMFEENGTRYVLVFPLKQPDQDELAD; this is translated from the coding sequence ATGTCCGTTCCACCTTCTTCCGGTCGGGGCGGCAGGCACGGGCGCCATCGCAGCCTGTTTACGCGGGTCGGGCGCGTGTTCGATGCCGTGCGTGGCCGGATGATGGCGATCATCCTGCTCGCGGCCATGCCCATCGCCCTGATCGGGGCCGTGCAGGCATGGCACAGCTATCATAATACCCTCGAGGCACCGGGCTACCGCACGGACATGGCCGTGGCGCGCATCGATCTTGAACTGCACCATGAATCCGAGCATGTCGCCTCGCTGCTGCAGGCGGTGGCGCGCATGCGGCTCGACAGTAGCGGGCTTGCGCGCATGCTCCAGCTTGTCGAGTCCCTGACCGGGCGGCATTACAGCCAGATCGCGCTGGCTGATGACCGGGGAAATATCGCCGCCGCCGTCGGCCCCGACCATGAGGCGCCCACCCTGACCGTTGACGAGATGCCCCGCTTTCAGGGCGATGTGAAGGTCGTGGCCATACCTGATGCACTGACGGGCGTGCCCGGTCACTTCCGCATCACCGTTGCGGCCATGATTGGCGATGATGCGGGCCGCCCGGCGCGCTCGGGCTATCTTACCGCCATCATGCCGCTGTCATGGCGCAGTGCCATGCTCCAGACCAGCGACCCCCGGCTTGACCTGATGCAGCAGAATGGCCCGATCGAGATCTGGGTCATGGACAGTCACGCCCGCGCCACAGCGCCCCTCTGCGCGGATTGCAACTGGCAGGAACATCCGCCGGCGCGGATCATGCAGTGGGCGCGCTTTGAGGTCATGCGTGGCGTGGAGCACGACCACATCACCCTGCCTGAAGGCTCGTATTCCATCGGGCGAGTGCAGGGTGGGGTATATGTGCTCACCATGACGCGGCGCAACGCCAGCGAGCGGCATGCGGTGGTCATGTTTGCCATTTCGCTTGTTACAAGCGGGGTGCTGCTGCTCGTGGGGCTTCTGGGGGCTTCGAAAAGTGCTGATGTGCTGGTGATAACGCCCCTGCGCCAGCTCACGGCCTCGGTCAACCAGTGGCAGCTTGGCGGGGTGTATGACGTGCGCTCGAACTGGGCCATGCCGCTTGAGGTCAGGCAGCTTGCCCATGCCTTCAGCAAGGCTACGCGCAGGCTGGCGCGGCATGAAAAGCGCCTTGAGCGCGCGCAGGTGCGCCAGGAACTGCTGCTCAAGGAGATGCACCACCGCGTCAAGAACAACCTGCAGATCGTGGCCTCTCTGCTCAATCTGCAGGCCGGCCGCATCCGCCAGCCTGGCGCGCGCGAGGAATTTGCCCAGGCGCGCGACCGTGTGCGCGCGCTGGCCACCCTGCACCGCTATCTGTATGCCGATGGCGAGCTGTACAGCCTGAACATGCAGAGTTTCGTGCGCGAACTGTGCGGCCAGATCATGCATGCCATCGGTGAATCCGATGAAGGCCGGATCACGCTCGACATCCGCGTGGATGACCTGCTGATGGTGCCCGACCAGGCCGTGCCGCTGGCCCTGATCGTGACCGAGGCGGTCAGCAACACCATCAAATATGCCTTTCCCGACCAGTTGCACGGCACGCTTGAAGTGGGCCTGCGCGCGCTTGATGGCGGCCGGGCGTGCCTGTGGATCGCCGATAGCGGTGTGGGCATGGCAGCGGGCCGCAACCTCAGGGGAGCGGAAGACGAGCGCAGCGGGATCGGCATGCAGCTGATCCGCGGCTTTGCGCGGCAGTTGGGCGGTACGTTGCAGATGTTCGAGGAAAACGGCACCCGCTATGTGCTTGTTTTTCCGTTAAAGCAGCCCGATCAGGATGAACTGGCCGACTGA